In Deltaproteobacteria bacterium, the DNA window CCGGCACACCATTTCCAGCCTCACTCCGGCGGCTTTTTCAGCAGGAAGGCCAGGCTCTTTTTCGTCTCTTTCGGAAAAGAGTTCGGATCGGTGAGGATCGCACCCTGTGCCGCCTTCCGGCAGTCACAACGAAACGTCAATATTTCCGTCGAAACGGCATGTGAGATCATCGCCTTCGCCATCGCCACATTCTGCCGGATAATCTGCAGCACCGCTTCGGCGTTGACATCGT includes these proteins:
- a CDS encoding S-methyl-5'-thioadenosine phosphorylase; its protein translation is DVNAEAVLQIIRQNVAMAKAMISHAVSTEILTFRCDCRKAAQGAILTDPNSFPKETKKSLAFLLKKPPE